Proteins encoded in a region of the Mycobacterium branderi genome:
- a CDS encoding TetR/AcrR family transcriptional regulator, with amino-acid sequence MVVQSRRAAYTAQTRDMLLRAAGELFVSRGFDCASVDDIAAQASVTKGAFYHHFPDKRSVFERLFRARIARLAAIIEESTEQITAGAAPGWAVSQRLMENYLTTIVDDRDYRELLKQAPAVLTSRLYRRIDEELLIPPLQRLLSALRDRGELHDVPLAMTASMLISCLCEAALLIADAPDRELAKRDALVALTRLASGLVSLTPPQLNG; translated from the coding sequence ATGGTTGTCCAGAGTCGGCGTGCCGCCTATACCGCCCAGACGCGCGACATGCTGCTCCGCGCCGCGGGTGAGCTGTTCGTCAGCCGCGGTTTCGACTGCGCCAGCGTCGACGACATCGCGGCCCAGGCATCAGTTACCAAAGGCGCCTTCTACCACCACTTTCCGGACAAGCGTTCGGTGTTCGAGCGGTTGTTTCGCGCGCGCATTGCGCGGCTGGCCGCGATCATCGAGGAGTCGACCGAGCAAATCACTGCCGGCGCCGCGCCCGGTTGGGCGGTCAGTCAACGGCTCATGGAGAACTATCTGACCACCATCGTCGACGACCGCGACTATCGAGAGCTGCTCAAACAAGCCCCTGCGGTGCTGACCAGCCGGCTCTATCGGCGCATCGACGAGGAACTGCTGATCCCGCCGCTACAGCGCCTGCTGTCGGCGTTGCGCGATCGCGGGGAGTTGCACGATGTGCCGCTTGCAATGACCGCCAGCATGCTGATCAGTTGCCTGTGCGAGGCCGCCTTGCTCATCGCCGATGCGCCCGACCGCGAATTGGCCAAACGTGACGCGCTGGTCGCCCTCACCCGATT